The DNA segment CTCGCTCCTCCAGGACCTGCGCCCCCACGCGGAGATCATGGGAGAGGTCGCCAGGTCGAGGCGGCCGGAGGCGACGTTCGCGAGGTGGCGGTCGACCTCCTCGTCGGTCGCGAGCCCGGCGGCCACCAGACCGCCGCGTACGTGGCGGACCGTCGCGGCCTCAAGGACGCTGCAGGCTTCCGAGGTGATCGGGAAGTACGCGTCCGCGTGGACGCCGGTCAGGCCCGCCTCCCGGAGCAGGCGGGGGAGTCTGCGGCCGTAGGCGAGGTCGGCGCCCCGGGACGCCAGCAGTGAACGGAACCCGGTCCGCAGCCTGTTGGCCAGCTCCTGCTCGGGCCCGTACTCGTCGAGGCAGATCAGCGGCTGGAGGGCGGGGTCGGCGTCCTCCACCAGCAGCCATCCGCCGGGCCGCAGGGAGCCCGCCATCGTGCGCAGGGCCTGCTCCCGGTCCGCCACGTGCACCAGCACCAGCCGGGCGTGCACGAGGTCGAAGCCGCCGCCCTCGCGCTGCTTCCGGGCACCGCACACGCCGCCGATCCGGTGCCCCAGGGCTGCCTCGGGCAGTTCTTCTGCGCCTGGACCGGAAAGAACTTCACGGGCGAGAAGATGGAGATCAGCGGCGCCGGACACTGGCACGACCTGCCGGCCCAGGCGCACTCCTTCTACAACCACAACGGAGGCGACGACGCCGCCGTCGCCCCGGGCACCGGGGGCCGGGGCGGCAAGACCTGCGTCGACAGCCAGCTCAGCAACTCCTCCACCGCCATCAAGTCGGTGTACATCGCGCACACCGGCGGCAACTGCTGACGCCGACGCGCACCCGGGCCCCGGCCATGTGCCGGGGCCCGAGCGGTCGGTGCGCCGCTTTCCGCGGCCGGACAGCGGGCGCGCAGGCCCGTCCCGTGACTCGCCGGGGAATCTATTGTGATCGGTGCGTGAATGCGTGACACCGGCCCCTTCCCCACGGCCGCGTTCCACGGCACACCTGAGGGACCGACACGGGTGCCGGGAGACGGGACAGGGTGGACGCATGGCGGACGACCGGAGAGCGGCGGGCTCGGACGGGGACGCGGGAGGGCACGGGAGCGGGGACGAAGGCGGTGTGGAACGCAGGACGTTCCTCGGGTTCCTCCTCGCCGCCCCCACGCTCGTCGCCGCGGCGGAGATCGGCCAGGCGGCACTGGCCCCGGCCGCCCACGCCCTGCCGTCCCCACCGGGCGTCACCGACCTCGTCGACCTCACCGATCTGCTGACCGACGCGACGCTGCCCACCGCGTCCCTCATCACGGTCACCGTCCACGAGGACGGCACCGCCTCCTTCGCCCTGCCGCGGGCCGAGGTCGGCCAGGGCGTGACCACCTCGACGGCCATGCTCATCGCGGAGGAACTCGACCTGCCCCTGGACAAGGTGCGGGTGTCCCTCGCCGACGCACGCCCCGAACTGCTCTTCAACCAGTTCACGGGCGGCTCCAACACCACCGTCTCGACCTACACCCCCATCCGGGTGGCGGCCGCGACCGCCCGGGGGCAGCTGCTGCACGCCGCCGCGACCGAACTCGGCGACGAGGTCGCCGATCTGACCACCCACCTGGGCGTGGTCAGCAACCGCGCCGGTCACACCGTCGGCTACGGCGCCCTCGCCGCCAAGGCCGCCCAGGGGACCACGAAGAAGGTCGCCGTCACGCTCAAGGGACGCGCCGACTTCACCGTGATCGGCACCCCCCGCTCCCGCGTCGACGCCCGCGAGGCCGTCACCGGCGCCAAGAAGTACGCCATGGACCTCGACGTGCCCGGCGCGCTGCCCGCCATGCTCTGCCGCCCGCCCACCATCAACGGCACGGTGCGGTCGGTGCGCAACGCCGCCGAGGTCGCCGCGCTGCCCGGCATCACCGACGTGGCGACCGTCTCCACCGGTGTCGCGGTGCGCGGTGAGACCTTCGGCCAGTGCATCGACGCGGTGCGGGCGCTCGACGTCGAGTGGGGCCCCGGCACCGCGGAGTCGGCCTCGGACGCCTCCGTGCTGCGGGAGCTGAAGGCCGCCGAGATCCCGCTCGCCGTACCGAAGGTGCCGCTGCTCACGAAGACCGTCGACGCCTCCTTCACGTTCCACTTCCGCAGCAACAGCGCCCTGGAGCCCAACTGCGCCGTCGCCGACGTCCGCGACGGCTCCGCCGAGGTGTGGGGCCCGATGAAGTCGCCCATCGACGCCCAGCAGGACATCGCGAAACGCCTCGGCCTGCCGCAGCACGCCGTGACCGTGCACGTCACCGAGGGCGGCGGCTCCTTCGGCCGGCGGCTGTTCTCCGACGCGGCCCTGGAGGCCGTCGAGGTGTCGAAGGCGATGGGCAAGCCGGTGAAGCTGATGTGGCACCGCACGGACGACTTCCGCCAGGGCCGCACCCACCCGATGTGCACCTCGCGGATCCGCGCCACCCTCCTGGGCGGCGAGATCCTCACCTACGAGCAGCGGCAGACCAGCGTCGTCACCGAGTTCGGCCACGGCCTCGGCGAGATGATCACCGCCTCGGCCGCCCGGCTGCCCGTCGGCTACCAGACCTTCTCCCAGGCGGTCTTCCTCCTCAC comes from the Streptomyces sp. TS71-3 genome and includes:
- a CDS encoding peptidase inhibitor family I36 protein is translated as MPQGCLGQFFCAWTGKNFTGEKMEISGAGHWHDLPAQAHSFYNHNGGDDAAVAPGTGGRGGKTCVDSQLSNSSTAIKSVYIAHTGGNC
- a CDS encoding xanthine dehydrogenase family protein molybdopterin-binding subunit; amino-acid sequence: MADDRRAAGSDGDAGGHGSGDEGGVERRTFLGFLLAAPTLVAAAEIGQAALAPAAHALPSPPGVTDLVDLTDLLTDATLPTASLITVTVHEDGTASFALPRAEVGQGVTTSTAMLIAEELDLPLDKVRVSLADARPELLFNQFTGGSNTTVSTYTPIRVAAATARGQLLHAAATELGDEVADLTTHLGVVSNRAGHTVGYGALAAKAAQGTTKKVAVTLKGRADFTVIGTPRSRVDAREAVTGAKKYAMDLDVPGALPAMLCRPPTINGTVRSVRNAAEVAALPGITDVATVSTGVAVRGETFGQCIDAVRALDVEWGPGTAESASDASVLRELKAAEIPLAVPKVPLLTKTVDASFTFHFRSNSALEPNCAVADVRDGSAEVWGPMKSPIDAQQDIAKRLGLPQHAVTVHVTEGGGSFGRRLFSDAALEAVEVSKAMGKPVKLMWHRTDDFRQGRTHPMCTSRIRATLLGGEILTYEQRQTSVVTEFGHGLGEMITASAARLPVGYQTFSQAVFLLTQEIPYDLGVTTLLLSEADAGFNTGSMRNIYSPDVRCAQELVMDRLAHETGQDPLAFRRRLLKEDRYRAVLDKVAEAGDWGRAMPAGTAQGIALHTEYRSVTASLVEIDCRPETVNRPVEGEAYAGPRVTKAVVAVDVGLPVNPRGLQAQMMGGAMDGIALALSSSLHLQDGHFLEGSWDNYFYTRQWNTPPDVQVFVMPPTAEGPGGAGELGVPATCAAVACAYARATGKTPTDFPLNHAGGPYFEPLPTTPSIPASPTDGLTNRG